AGCACCCGCGCCTGCGCCACGGCGTCGGCGGGCGGGTAGAGGGCGGGGGTCTGCCCGGCGGCCACCGCCATAAAGTGGCGGACCATCTGGGCGTAGCCGTTGCTGGCCGCGAACACTTCCTCGCGCACCTGCTCGCCCACGGTCAGTCGCAGGGTCTGGGGGCCCTGGGTGTGGCTGTGGAACACGCCCTCCATGCGCAGGGTGCCGCGCGTGCCCACCACGGTCACGGCCTGGGTGCTGGGGTCGGTCCAGTCAAAGGCGCAGTCCAGGCTGACCAGGGCGCCGGGGTAGGTCAGCACGCCGCTGAGGGCCATATCCACGCCCGCCGCCGGGCCGCCCTCTGTCCAGCGGGCCGCCGCCTGGGCCGAAAGGGGTTCGCCCAGCAGCAATCGGGTGAGGTTCACAGGGTAGGTGCCCACGTCGTACAGCGCGCCGCCACCCTGGGCCGCGTGCCAGCGGAAATCGTGCGGGTTGTCCATGTGAAAGCCAAAGGCCGCGCGCACTGCGCGGATCTCGCCCAGGTCCTCGGCCACGATCTGGCGCAGCCGGACCACATGGGGCTGAAAGCGGTAGGCAAAAGCTTCCAGCAGCACCCGCTCCGAATGGGCCGCCGCGTCGGCCAAGTCCTGCGCCTGGGCGGCGTTCAGGGTCAGTGGCTTTTCGGTCAGGGCGTGCTTGCCCGCCTGCAGGGCCGCTAGGGTCCAGGGGTGGTGCAGGTCGCCCGGCAGCGGGTTGTACACCGCGTCTACATCCGAGGCGAGGACGTCGGCGTAGCCCCCCACCAGCGGCACCTCCCATTCCTGGGCAAAGGCGCGTGCGCGGTCGCTGTGGGGATCACGCACCCCCAGCGCCGTGACCTCACCCCCCGCGTCCCGAATGGCCGGAATCAGCG
The window above is part of the Deinococcus aquaedulcis genome. Proteins encoded here:
- a CDS encoding Gfo/Idh/MocA family protein, which gives rise to MTTPFRWGILGAARIAQALIPAIRDAGGEVTALGVRDPHSDRARAFAQEWEVPLVGGYADVLASDVDAVYNPLPGDLHHPWTLAALQAGKHALTEKPLTLNAAQAQDLADAAAHSERVLLEAFAYRFQPHVVRLRQIVAEDLGEIRAVRAAFGFHMDNPHDFRWHAAQGGGALYDVGTYPVNLTRLLLGEPLSAQAAARWTEGGPAAGVDMALSGVLTYPGALVSLDCAFDWTDPSTQAVTVVGTRGTLRMEGVFHSHTQGPQTLRLTVGEQVREEVFAASNGYAQMVRHFMAVAAGQTPALYPPADAVAQARVLDALYASARSGRVQPLA